One segment of Brassica napus cultivar Da-Ae chromosome C3, Da-Ae, whole genome shotgun sequence DNA contains the following:
- the LOC106388383 gene encoding nucleobase-ascorbate transporter 3 yields MVETGHHHQHPPAPAAAGPPPVSSMAISRGTTWTPAEQLHHLQYCIHSNPSWHETFVLAFQHYIVMLGTTVLIANTLVTPMGGDAEDKARVIQTILFMSGINTLLQTLIGTRLPTVMGVSFAYVLPVLSIIRDYNDGQFQTEKQRFRHTMRTVQGSLIISSFVNIIIGYGQAWGNLIRIFSPIIVVPVVTLTSLGLFVRGFPLLANCVEIGLPMLILLILSQQYLRFLLRKIQMILERYALLVCLALIWAFAAILTVSGAYNNVSVATKLSCRTDRSFLMSAAPWISIPYPFQWGTPIFRASHVFGMFGAAIVASAESTGVFFAASRLAGATAPPAHVVSRSVGLQGVGVLLEGIFGSITGNTASVENVGLLGLTRIGSRRVVQISTGFMIFFAIFGKFGAFFASIPLPIFGGVYCILLGIVAAVGISFIQFTDTNSMRNMYVVGVSLFLSLSIAQYFISNTTRAGYGPVRTAGGWFNDILNTIFASAPFVAITVATVLDNTLEARHAINERGIPWWKPFQHRNGDGRNEEFYSFPLRVGEYIPTRFL; encoded by the exons ATGGTAGAAACAGGTCACCATCATCAACATCCACCGGCACCGGCTGCAGCCGGTCCTCCGCCGGTTTCATCTATGGCGATTTCAAGAGGAACCACTTGGACTCCGGCGGAGCAACTCCACCATCTTCAGTACTGCATCCACTCTAACCCTTCTTGGC ATGAGACGTTTGTACTTGCTTTCCAGCATTACATCGTGATGCTCGGGACTACTGTTTTGATTGCCAACACACTTGTCACCCCAATGGGTGGAGATGCt GAAGATAAAGCGCGGGTAATACAGACAATATTGTTTATGTCGGGAATAAACACTCTGCTACAAACCCTTATAGGAACAAGGCTTCCCACGGTTATGGGAGTTTCATTCGCGTATGTTCTCCCTGTGTTGTCTATCATCAGAGATTACAACGATGGTCAGTTCCAAACCGAGAAGCAG AGGTTCCGGCATACAATGAGAACAGTACAAGGATCTCTAATCATTTCTTCATTCGTCAACATCATAATTGGATACGGTCAAGCGTGGGGGAACTTGATAAG AATCTTTAGTCCCATTATTGTTGTGCCGGTGGTTACTCTTACGAGCCTTGGACTGTTTGTTAGAGGCTTCCCATTG CTTGCAAACTGTGTGGAGATTGGTCTACCAATGCTgattctgctgatcctctcacaaCAA TATCTTAGATTCCTTCTCCGAAAGATTCAAATGATACTTGAAAGATACGCTTTACTAGTTTGCTTGGCACTCATCTGGGCTTTTGCTGCTATCCTTACTGTTTCTGGCGCATATAACAACGTCTCCGTTGCAACAAAACTAAGTTGCCGCACAGATCGCTCCTTTCTTATGTCCGCTGCTCCTTG GATTAGCATCCCGTACCCGTTCCAGTGGGGGACTCCGATATTCAGAGCGAGTCATGTGTTTGGAATGTTCGGTGCTGCGATTGTCGCATCTGCAGAG TCTACCGGAGTATTTTTTGCTGCATCTAGACTTGCTGGAGCAACAGCACCTCCCGCACATGTCGTCTCTCGCAGTGTTGGACTGCAG GGTGTTGGTGTACTCCTTGAAGGAATATTTGGTTCCATTACTGGCAATACTGCATCAGT CGAAAATGTCGGTCTCCTTGGACTCACACGAATAGGAAGTAGAAGAGTGGTGCAGATATCAACAGGTTTCATGATATTTTTCGCCATATTTG GAAAATTTGGTGCCTTCTTCGCGTCTATCCCGCTTCCCATCTTTGGCGGCGTATACTGTATACTACTTGGAATTGTTG CTGCTGTGGGTATATCGTTTATACAGTTTACGGACACCAATTCAATGAGAAACATGTACGTTGTTGGTGTCTCTCTCTTTTTAAGTCTTTCCATCGCTCAGTACTTCATTTCCAACACTACAAGAGCAGGATATGGACCCGTTAGAACAGCTGGCGGATGG TTCAACGATATACTTAACACGATCTTTGCTTCGGCTCCCTTTGTTGCGATCACTGTGGCGACAGTACTAGATAACACGTTGGAAGCAAGGCATGCCATCAATGAAAGAGGAATCCCGTGGTGGAAGCCGTTTCAACACAGGAACGGAGATGGCAGGAACGAAGAATTCTACAGTTTTCCTCTTAGAGTTGGCGAGTACATACCAACACGATTCCTTTGA